From Vulpes vulpes isolate BD-2025 chromosome 7, VulVul3, whole genome shotgun sequence, one genomic window encodes:
- the LOC140599763 gene encoding uncharacterized protein C11orf98-like — MDKILFCFSYIDVLKYSALGPPRGKINRPRTELKKKLFKRRRVLNRERRLKHRVVGAVIDERLITQHHLKKRASSARANITLSGKKRRKLHQQIWLAQKEKAAMDVEAPTRPVRTSGPQPKRQKRTKAPQDIDMEDLGDERGISHPFH; from the exons ATGGATAAG attttattttgtttttcctacatAGATGTTCTAAAGTATAGTGCTTTGGGGCCTCCCAGGGGGAAGATCAACCGGCCCCGAACGGAGCTGAAGAAGAAGCTGTTCAAGCGCCGGCGGGTGTTGAACCGGGAGAGGCGACTGAAGCATCGGGTAGTCGGGGCTGTGATAGATGAAAGGCTGATCACACAGCACCACTTGAAGAAGCGGGCGTCCAGTGCACGTGCCAACATTACTCTGTCTGGGAAGAAGCGCAGAAAGCTCCACCAGCAGATCTGGCTGgcccagaaagagaaagcagccaTGGATGTGGAAGCCCCCACAAGGCCAGTCAGGACTAGTGGACCACAGCCCAAGCGGCAAAAAAGGACAAAAGCACCCCAGGATATAGACATGGAGGACCTTGGAGATGAGAGGGGAATCTCTCACCCCTTCCACTAG